In a genomic window of Candidatus Eremiobacteraceae bacterium:
- a CDS encoding twin-arginine translocase TatA/TatE family subunit yields the protein MTPVLAVLDAPIIIAIGAVIVLLFGAERLPKLARSMGLAKKEFDSAMHPTADAVAQPPPPPKDDPPKLAGPPPTDPIA from the coding sequence ATGACACCGGTTTTGGCCGTGCTCGATGCCCCGATCATCATCGCGATCGGCGCGGTCATCGTCTTGCTGTTCGGCGCTGAGCGGCTCCCGAAGCTTGCGCGGTCCATGGGACTTGCCAAAAAAGAATTCGATAGCGCGATGCACCCCACGGCCGACGCCGTCGCCCAACCGCCGCCGCCGCCGAAAGACGATCCGCCGAAGCTCGCAGGCCCGCCGCCCACCGATCCGATTGCCTAG
- a CDS encoding polyprenyl synthetase family protein, producing MISGSPQLAIQAVVEEFVREELSQENAHIAGAVWNMLDAGGKRLRPQITMLAARACEPDVPEDAVLASYMELIHVATLIHDDVLDNSDVRRGRESTNHAFGNRFSVLAGDYLFSWVFKKVTQSYASPVPTILAAMLAEICNGEVKQLRAAGNASLPPENYYEIIGKKTAELFAACAECGAIAAALRAGAAPGQQARDAQTVRALRAFGRSFGMAFQIRDDILDYTSTESQLGKPAGSDLREKKMTLPLIFALQDDGGELRRAVSSLFAFEDAAAHEAAHAFDTVLELVRSGGAIRRAAATAASYAREAEAALHALPLTPEREELCRIASTFRQFSF from the coding sequence ATGATTTCCGGGTCGCCGCAACTCGCCATCCAGGCTGTCGTCGAAGAATTCGTGCGCGAGGAGCTATCGCAGGAGAACGCGCACATCGCCGGCGCGGTTTGGAACATGCTCGATGCCGGCGGCAAACGTTTGCGCCCGCAGATCACCATGCTGGCAGCGCGCGCGTGCGAGCCAGACGTGCCCGAAGATGCGGTGCTCGCTTCGTATATGGAGCTCATCCACGTCGCGACGCTCATACACGACGATGTGCTCGACAACTCCGATGTGCGCCGCGGCCGCGAATCCACCAATCATGCGTTCGGCAACCGGTTCTCGGTCCTGGCCGGTGACTATCTTTTCTCGTGGGTGTTCAAAAAAGTCACGCAATCGTATGCGAGCCCCGTCCCCACGATCCTCGCCGCCATGCTCGCCGAGATCTGCAACGGCGAAGTGAAGCAGCTCCGGGCAGCCGGCAATGCGTCGCTTCCGCCGGAAAATTACTACGAGATAATCGGCAAGAAGACCGCGGAGCTGTTCGCCGCATGCGCCGAGTGCGGTGCGATCGCCGCGGCGCTTCGCGCGGGGGCCGCACCCGGACAGCAGGCGCGCGATGCGCAGACCGTCCGCGCGCTGCGCGCTTTTGGGCGGTCGTTCGGCATGGCATTCCAGATCCGCGACGATATTCTGGACTATACGTCCACTGAAAGTCAGCTCGGCAAGCCCGCCGGGTCGGATTTGCGCGAGAAAAAAATGACGCTGCCGCTGATCTTTGCGCTCCAAGACGACGGCGGCGAACTTCGGCGCGCGGTCAGCTCTCTTTTCGCCTTTGAGGACGCAGCAGCGCACGAAGCCGCACACGCCTTCGACACGGTGCTCGAACTCGTGCGATCCGGCGGCGCCATCCGCCGCGCCGCGGCCACCGCCGCGTCGTACGCGCGCGAAGCCGAAGCCGCGCTGCACGCGCTCCCGCTCACGCCCGAACGTGAGGAGCTCTGCCGTATCGCTAGCACATTTAGACAATTTTCATTCTAA
- the ubiE gene encoding bifunctional demethylmenaquinone methyltransferase/2-methoxy-6-polyprenyl-1,4-benzoquinol methylase UbiE, with protein sequence MDKGGVVREMFDRIAGRYDLTNTVMTCGVDALWRRRAIAMLDAAPDARLLDLCCGTGVMTRDLAAKTAEGSVTGVDFSPAMLAIARTRVAEPRVEFVEADALHLPFDDESFDGAAMGFSMRNLVDIGAGLREVARVLRPGARFVNLEIAKPPNPLWRRLFYLHFYGVVPLVGRIVGRDAAAYRYLPQSLVNFPDADALAGMFAAAGFEHVRYVRLMGGIVTIHAGSRPAVRVKNPDAMLEAAGVA encoded by the coding sequence ATGGATAAAGGCGGTGTCGTGCGCGAGATGTTCGATCGCATCGCGGGCCGGTACGATCTGACCAACACCGTCATGACTTGCGGCGTCGATGCTCTCTGGCGCCGCCGCGCCATCGCCATGCTCGACGCCGCACCGGACGCTCGTCTGCTGGACCTTTGCTGCGGCACCGGCGTGATGACGCGCGACCTAGCGGCGAAAACGGCCGAAGGCAGCGTGACCGGCGTCGATTTCAGTCCCGCCATGCTCGCGATCGCTCGCACAAGAGTGGCCGAGCCGCGCGTCGAGTTCGTCGAGGCGGACGCGCTCCACTTGCCGTTCGACGACGAGTCGTTCGACGGCGCGGCCATGGGCTTTTCCATGCGCAATCTCGTCGACATCGGCGCCGGTCTGCGCGAAGTCGCGCGCGTCTTGCGACCGGGTGCCAGGTTCGTGAATCTCGAGATCGCCAAGCCCCCAAATCCGTTGTGGCGCCGTCTATTCTATCTCCACTTCTACGGCGTCGTGCCGCTCGTCGGCAGAATCGTCGGACGCGACGCGGCCGCCTATCGCTATCTTCCGCAATCGCTCGTCAACTTTCCCGACGCGGACGCGCTCGCGGGCATGTTCGCTGCCGCCGGCTTCGAACACGTGCGCTACGTGCGCTTGATGGGCGGCATCGTCACGATCCACGCCGGATCCCGTCCGGCCGTGAGAGTGAAGAACCCCGACGCCATGCTCGAAGCGGCGGGCGTCGCATGA
- a CDS encoding phospholipase D-like domain-containing protein, producing the protein MSDLSVCLGTAARDALCRTFDLAKSSIVGEFYDLKDPAVKAAVARARARHVVVDIRTEHKRHDFTTHPVLHAKAAVVDKRTAIFTTANVTRSGFESPGEVCVVDDRPSDVLAFGNAIAGKTSNANHGCRVIAGPSPAVRAAVESLLASRADIRIASEDLSDERVICDLIARRGAGHADRVLVNARGTMSPAQRRTICRLQHTGVAVRAPAKNYMHEKYVDSGDRIYVGSANLTRNGLDEGCELGLVAPAADFGSGADILRRNFDEMWRDASPISLNRA; encoded by the coding sequence ATGAGCGATCTCTCAGTCTGTCTAGGCACTGCTGCGCGCGATGCGTTGTGCCGAACCTTCGATCTCGCTAAGAGCTCGATCGTGGGCGAATTCTACGACCTCAAAGACCCGGCCGTCAAAGCCGCCGTAGCTCGCGCGCGCGCGCGTCACGTCGTCGTCGACATCCGCACCGAACACAAGCGGCACGACTTCACCACCCATCCCGTACTGCACGCGAAGGCGGCGGTCGTGGACAAGCGCACCGCCATCTTCACTACCGCAAATGTCACCCGCTCCGGCTTCGAATCTCCCGGCGAAGTGTGTGTGGTCGACGATCGGCCGTCCGATGTGCTGGCGTTTGGAAACGCCATCGCGGGCAAGACGTCGAACGCCAACCACGGGTGCCGGGTGATCGCCGGGCCGAGCCCCGCAGTGCGCGCGGCGGTCGAATCGTTGCTTGCGTCTCGCGCCGACATCCGCATCGCATCGGAAGATCTTTCCGACGAACGCGTCATCTGCGACCTCATCGCGCGACGCGGTGCAGGTCACGCCGATCGCGTGCTCGTGAACGCGCGAGGAACCATGAGCCCGGCGCAGCGGCGCACCATTTGCCGTCTCCAACACACCGGCGTAGCGGTGCGCGCACCTGCCAAGAACTACATGCATGAAAAGTACGTGGATAGCGGCGATCGCATCTACGTGGGATCGGCGAACCTCACGCGCAATGGCTTGGATGAAGGATGCGAGCTCGGTCTTGTCGCGCCGGCCGCCGACTTCGGATCCGGTGCCGACATCTTGCGGCGCAATTTCGACGAGATGTGGCGCGACGCGTCGCCCATCTCATTGAATCGGGCATAG
- a CDS encoding ABC transporter ATP-binding protein: MATVVEVCDAVKLFGPVRAVDGISLQVQAGEVVALLGPNGAGKTTFVSLMIGLRKPSSGSVSLFGLAPADIRARSRCGVMLQESGLPLYLTVRETIDLFRTYYPAPIGTDPLIALVGLEEKARAQLHTLSGGQRQRLYFGLAMCGDPELLFLDEPTVGLDVEARRGFWSHVKTFVRSGRTVILTTHYLEEADALADRIVVIDRGRVLADASPAVLKSATKAKRVSYTAARTMIATEFDGLPFQTIACDGLRVDFVTAQPEALLRSLFARGDVIADLEVTGASLEHAVMQLTNRDGA, translated from the coding sequence ATGGCTACGGTCGTCGAAGTTTGCGATGCAGTGAAGCTCTTCGGCCCCGTGCGCGCGGTCGACGGAATCAGCCTTCAGGTCCAGGCCGGCGAAGTCGTCGCACTTCTTGGACCCAACGGCGCGGGTAAGACCACGTTCGTCTCACTGATGATCGGGCTGCGAAAGCCATCTTCGGGTTCCGTCTCGTTGTTCGGACTCGCCCCGGCCGACATTCGCGCGCGTTCTCGCTGCGGCGTCATGCTGCAAGAATCCGGCTTGCCTCTATACCTCACGGTGCGCGAGACCATCGACCTGTTCAGGACCTACTATCCCGCACCGATCGGCACCGACCCGCTCATCGCGTTGGTCGGCTTGGAAGAAAAAGCGCGCGCCCAACTTCACACGCTTTCCGGCGGCCAGCGGCAACGGCTGTATTTCGGCCTCGCCATGTGCGGTGATCCCGAATTGTTATTCCTCGACGAGCCGACGGTGGGGCTCGACGTCGAGGCTCGCCGCGGTTTTTGGTCCCATGTCAAGACGTTCGTGCGCTCCGGCCGCACAGTGATATTGACCACGCACTACCTCGAGGAAGCCGACGCGCTCGCCGATCGCATCGTCGTCATCGACCGGGGACGGGTGTTAGCCGACGCGTCGCCGGCGGTGCTGAAATCCGCCACAAAGGCGAAGCGCGTGTCGTACACCGCCGCCAGAACCATGATCGCGACGGAATTCGACGGCTTGCCCTTTCAAACAATCGCATGCGACGGATTGCGCGTCGATTTCGTCACGGCCCAACCCGAGGCGCTGTTGCGGTCGCTCTTCGCTCGCGGCGATGTCATCGCCGATCTCGAGGTCACCGGCGCCAGCCTCGAACACGCCGTCATGCAGTTGACCAACAGAGACGGCGCCTGA
- a CDS encoding ABC transporter permease translates to MRDREAVLKPLPAIAPFWPMLAGQAKSEFLMLARVPAFTIPTIVFPIMFFALFGLPHVNEAFEHVVVGQYMLASFGAYAVISVALFSFGVTVAQERARKATALMRSSPLRPLAYLGGKTVATLAFAFVTLSALFAFGAGVGGVRFEPGTWLELYGVLLLGVFPFIALGFAVGYLAGGNSAVAILNLINLPMAFGSGLFMPLPLLPLAVQHVAPYLPAYHYAQLAWNIVGARSESTLTAVSWLVGYAVVFLALALRAYGREEAKEFG, encoded by the coding sequence ATGCGCGATCGGGAGGCGGTCCTCAAACCGTTGCCGGCTATCGCACCCTTTTGGCCGATGCTTGCCGGTCAGGCGAAATCGGAATTCTTGATGCTTGCGCGCGTGCCGGCATTCACCATTCCCACCATCGTGTTCCCGATCATGTTCTTTGCGCTGTTCGGACTTCCGCACGTCAACGAAGCCTTCGAACATGTCGTCGTAGGCCAGTACATGCTCGCGTCCTTCGGAGCCTACGCGGTCATCAGCGTCGCGCTGTTCTCATTCGGGGTCACCGTGGCGCAGGAGCGCGCGCGCAAGGCCACCGCGTTGATGAGAAGTTCGCCGCTACGCCCGCTCGCCTATCTCGGCGGCAAGACGGTCGCGACGCTGGCCTTCGCGTTCGTCACGTTGAGCGCGTTGTTCGCATTCGGTGCCGGCGTCGGCGGCGTGCGGTTCGAGCCCGGCACGTGGCTCGAGCTTTACGGCGTACTTTTGCTCGGCGTGTTTCCGTTCATCGCGCTCGGCTTCGCCGTCGGCTATCTCGCCGGCGGCAACTCTGCGGTCGCGATTCTCAATCTCATCAACTTGCCGATGGCGTTCGGATCGGGACTTTTCATGCCGCTCCCATTGCTGCCGCTCGCAGTTCAACATGTAGCGCCTTATCTTCCAGCTTACCACTACGCCCAGCTCGCCTGGAACATTGTCGGCGCGCGATCGGAGTCCACGTTGACCGCCGTCTCGTGGCTTGTGGGTTATGCCGTCGTGTTCTTGGCTCTCGCGCTGCGGGCATACGGTCGCGAAGAAGCCAAAGAATTCGGTTAA
- a CDS encoding TatD family hydrolase, with amino-acid sequence MTRVLVDTHAHLDGDAYAADLDAVLARALDAGVSHIVSAGQDQATSSATLALVASHDNVAAAVGVHPHEAKGAGDLAWLEELARKPGVVAVGEMGLDYHYDFSPREEQKDVFARQLDLAGRLDLPAIIHCREAEEDVAAALRAHFDRSRRAVIHCWTGGYDAAMAFISEFDVYLGLGGAVTFKSAADLHDAAARLPLDRLVLETDCPFMTPAPHRGKRNEPAFAALTCRRVAELRGVSEDEIAERTTSNAQRLFPRLRL; translated from the coding sequence GTGACGCGGGTACTCGTCGACACCCACGCGCATCTCGACGGCGATGCGTACGCGGCCGACCTTGACGCGGTATTGGCGAGGGCGCTCGACGCGGGCGTCTCGCACATCGTCTCAGCGGGGCAAGACCAGGCCACGAGCAGTGCGACGCTCGCATTGGTGGCGAGTCACGACAACGTCGCGGCGGCTGTCGGAGTTCATCCTCATGAGGCAAAAGGGGCGGGCGATCTCGCATGGCTTGAAGAGCTTGCGCGCAAGCCCGGAGTTGTGGCGGTCGGCGAGATGGGACTGGACTATCACTACGATTTCTCACCGCGCGAGGAGCAAAAAGACGTCTTCGCACGGCAGCTCGATCTCGCCGGACGGCTCGACTTGCCGGCCATAATCCATTGTCGCGAAGCCGAAGAAGACGTCGCAGCCGCGCTGCGCGCGCACTTCGACCGGAGCAGGCGCGCGGTCATCCATTGTTGGACCGGCGGATACGACGCCGCGATGGCTTTCATCAGCGAATTCGACGTCTATTTAGGACTCGGCGGAGCGGTGACGTTCAAAAGCGCCGCGGACCTTCACGACGCTGCGGCGCGGTTGCCGCTCGACCGTCTCGTCTTGGAAACCGACTGCCCGTTCATGACGCCGGCACCGCACCGCGGCAAGCGCAATGAGCCGGCGTTCGCTGCGCTCACATGCCGCCGGGTGGCGGAGCTTCGCGGCGTCAGCGAAGACGAGATCGCCGAGAGAACCACGTCGAACGCCCAACGGCTCTTTCCGCGCCTTCGCCTTTAA
- the metG gene encoding methionine--tRNA ligase, producing MAKDTFYLTTPLYYTNSTPHIGHAYSTIGADILARYHRVSGSGRAHFLTGTDEHGQRIADIAAAAGKTPKQFCDELVERWKQQWREIDISYDQFIRTTDPEHEAAVQYIFANLRDKGDIVPGKYEGWYCKNDETFWPETKLIDGRCPNPECRRAVEWLSEDAWFFKLSSYRERLLAHFREHPDWVRPQSAHNEMMSLIEGGLEDLCVSRTSVEWGIPLPGGGGTVYVWFDAICNYITAAGYPHDLDRFGRLWPADVHLIGKEILRFHTVLWPAILMALGQPLPGLVFANGWITMEGEKMSKSKGNVIRPADLTERFGVDAMRYALFAQAAYGSDFGFSEEQMLRRYNADLANDLGNLLQRSLSMLARYRSGVVTAARQNDTLSAGFDDARAAYQRSMNALDYRAALAVTWERVRTLNLFVEQSKPWELHKKQDAAGLDAVLFDLCEGLRWIAAFVYPFMPATGDAMWKSLGQSGVPGAPWDRTLRWGLLTPGTRTELPPALFPRIEADAPAS from the coding sequence ATGGCAAAAGACACCTTTTACCTCACGACACCGCTGTATTACACGAACAGCACGCCGCACATCGGGCACGCATATAGCACGATCGGCGCCGACATCCTCGCCCGTTACCATCGCGTTTCCGGCTCGGGGCGCGCGCACTTCTTGACCGGCACCGACGAGCACGGCCAACGCATCGCCGACATCGCGGCCGCCGCAGGAAAGACGCCGAAACAGTTCTGCGACGAGCTGGTCGAACGATGGAAGCAGCAGTGGCGCGAGATCGATATTTCGTACGACCAATTCATCCGCACCACCGATCCGGAACACGAAGCGGCGGTGCAGTACATCTTCGCCAACCTGCGCGACAAAGGCGATATCGTGCCTGGCAAATACGAAGGCTGGTACTGCAAGAACGACGAGACGTTTTGGCCCGAGACCAAGCTGATCGACGGCCGCTGTCCGAACCCCGAATGCCGCCGCGCTGTTGAGTGGCTCTCAGAAGACGCATGGTTCTTCAAGCTCTCTTCGTACCGCGAGAGACTGCTCGCTCACTTCCGCGAGCACCCCGACTGGGTGCGCCCGCAGAGCGCGCACAACGAGATGATGTCGCTGATCGAAGGCGGACTTGAGGATCTCTGCGTTTCGCGCACGTCTGTCGAATGGGGCATTCCGCTCCCAGGCGGAGGCGGCACGGTCTACGTCTGGTTCGACGCGATCTGCAACTACATCACGGCCGCAGGGTATCCCCACGATCTGGACCGATTCGGCCGGCTGTGGCCGGCAGACGTCCATCTCATCGGCAAGGAGATATTGCGCTTCCACACCGTGCTCTGGCCGGCAATCCTGATGGCCCTCGGCCAACCACTTCCCGGACTCGTCTTCGCAAACGGTTGGATAACCATGGAAGGCGAGAAGATGAGCAAGAGCAAGGGCAACGTCATCCGGCCTGCCGATCTCACGGAACGTTTCGGCGTCGACGCGATGCGCTACGCGTTGTTCGCGCAAGCGGCCTATGGCTCGGACTTCGGATTCAGCGAGGAGCAGATGCTGCGGCGCTACAACGCGGATCTCGCGAACGATCTCGGCAATCTCTTGCAGCGCAGCCTCTCGATGCTCGCACGCTATCGCAGCGGCGTCGTCACCGCCGCCCGCCAGAACGACACGCTTTCGGCCGGTTTTGACGATGCTCGCGCGGCGTACCAACGGTCCATGAATGCCCTGGACTACCGCGCCGCGCTTGCGGTGACGTGGGAGCGCGTGCGCACGCTCAATCTATTCGTCGAACAATCCAAGCCGTGGGAACTGCATAAGAAACAGGATGCGGCCGGTTTGGACGCGGTGTTGTTCGACCTCTGCGAAGGCCTGCGATGGATTGCGGCGTTCGTCTATCCGTTCATGCCGGCTACGGGGGACGCCATGTGGAAGTCTCTCGGACAAAGCGGCGTGCCCGGCGCGCCGTGGGACCGGACTCTTCGATGGGGTTTGCTCACGCCCGGCACGCGCACCGAATTGCCGCCCGCGCTTTTCCCCCGTATCGAGGCGGACGCGCCGGCGTCGTGA
- the rsmI gene encoding 16S rRNA (cytidine(1402)-2'-O)-methyltransferase, which translates to MAGRLYLCATPLGNLEDITLRVLRVLRECDMIFAEDTRVSSVLLRAYDIDKPVRSFHEHVEARRLGELRDLLSAGKTVAAVSDAGMPGISDPGLALVLAARAAGAAVEVLPGPSALLGAVVLSGFDCSRFRFDGFVPRKPGARRKYLESLMAETACTVIYEAPGRVRALLDDIERVLGDRRVFALREYTKKFEQQALGTASEVREQIAWPARGEFSIAIEGAADDVGTVAISDAVAQAIGALIASGAGVGVVARALHTATGLPKNALYAMAQEAFDKRT; encoded by the coding sequence ATGGCCGGCCGTTTATACTTGTGCGCGACGCCCCTCGGTAATCTCGAGGACATCACGCTGCGCGTGCTGCGAGTCCTTCGCGAATGCGACATGATCTTTGCCGAAGACACGCGCGTCAGCAGCGTCTTGCTCCGCGCGTACGACATCGACAAGCCCGTTCGGTCGTTCCACGAGCACGTCGAAGCGCGAAGGCTCGGGGAGTTGCGCGACCTGTTGTCCGCCGGCAAAACGGTTGCCGCCGTCAGCGACGCCGGCATGCCCGGCATTTCCGATCCCGGACTTGCGCTTGTGCTCGCCGCCCGAGCCGCGGGCGCCGCGGTCGAAGTGCTGCCTGGTCCGAGTGCGCTGCTCGGTGCCGTCGTCCTCTCCGGCTTCGACTGCTCGCGGTTCCGGTTTGACGGATTTGTGCCGCGCAAGCCGGGGGCGCGCCGCAAGTACCTCGAGAGCCTGATGGCCGAAACCGCATGCACCGTGATCTACGAGGCGCCCGGACGCGTGCGCGCGTTGCTCGACGATATCGAGCGGGTCCTTGGCGACCGGCGCGTGTTTGCGCTGCGCGAGTATACGAAGAAATTCGAGCAGCAAGCGCTCGGAACCGCGTCTGAAGTGCGCGAGCAGATCGCCTGGCCAGCGCGCGGCGAATTTTCGATTGCGATCGAAGGAGCGGCGGACGACGTCGGCACTGTTGCGATTTCGGACGCGGTCGCTCAAGCGATCGGAGCGCTCATCGCGTCGGGCGCCGGCGTCGGAGTTGTCGCGCGGGCGCTGCACACCGCCACAGGTCTGCCGAAAAATGCGCTCTACGCGATGGCGCAAGAGGCGTTCGATAAGCGGACGTAA
- a CDS encoding alkaline phosphatase family protein: protein MMAAVAACTALAAAGSSVPAQSASAPQAVDGIHKILHVVVIMQENRSFDSYFGTYPGANGIPMTDGAPSHCVNDPATSKCVFPYHSARDVNYGGPHMAHSAELDIDGGRMDGFIGSAESGGVRCRGMSTDPRCLGSKKPDVMGYHDRRELPNYWTYADDFVLQDAMFEPNSSWSLPAHLFMVSEWSARCAVKDDPASCVGALQNPHSPVRGGPFVPLNYAWTDLTYLMHKHGVGWAYYIFAGTEPDTEDGTMNGRQGPLNAKTPGIWNPLPSFTTVRQDGELGNIKSIDAFYEAARSGTLPAVSWICPNANVSEHPPARVSDGQAYVTKVVNTIMESPDWNSTAIFLAWDDWGGFYDHVAPPVVDANGYGLRVPALVISPYAKRGFIDHQTLSFDAYVKFIEDDFLGGERIDPLTDGRPDPRPDVRETQSILGDLRADFDFSQVPRAPVIIH from the coding sequence ATGATGGCTGCGGTAGCCGCATGTACCGCCTTGGCAGCAGCGGGATCCTCTGTACCTGCGCAGAGCGCCAGCGCGCCGCAAGCCGTGGACGGCATCCACAAGATCCTCCACGTCGTCGTGATCATGCAAGAGAACCGCTCGTTCGATAGTTATTTCGGGACCTATCCGGGTGCGAACGGCATTCCGATGACCGACGGCGCGCCTTCTCACTGCGTCAACGATCCGGCTACGTCCAAATGCGTCTTCCCGTATCACAGCGCGCGCGATGTCAACTACGGCGGCCCGCACATGGCGCACAGCGCCGAACTGGATATCGACGGCGGCCGCATGGACGGATTCATCGGCAGCGCCGAAAGCGGCGGCGTCAGATGCCGGGGCATGAGCACCGACCCCCGCTGTCTCGGATCCAAAAAACCCGATGTCATGGGATACCACGACCGCCGCGAATTGCCGAACTATTGGACGTACGCCGATGACTTCGTTCTCCAAGACGCGATGTTCGAGCCGAACTCATCGTGGAGTTTGCCCGCGCATCTCTTCATGGTCTCTGAGTGGTCGGCGAGGTGCGCGGTGAAAGACGACCCGGCATCGTGCGTCGGCGCGCTCCAGAATCCGCATTCGCCGGTCCGCGGCGGTCCGTTCGTGCCGCTGAACTACGCGTGGACGGACCTCACGTACCTCATGCACAAACACGGGGTCGGCTGGGCGTACTACATTTTTGCGGGCACGGAGCCCGACACCGAAGACGGCACCATGAACGGCCGGCAAGGGCCGCTCAACGCAAAAACGCCGGGGATTTGGAATCCGTTGCCATCCTTCACGACGGTGCGTCAAGATGGCGAGCTTGGCAACATCAAATCCATCGATGCGTTCTACGAAGCGGCCCGGTCCGGCACGCTTCCCGCCGTGTCGTGGATATGCCCGAACGCAAATGTCAGCGAACATCCGCCTGCGCGCGTGAGCGACGGCCAAGCATACGTCACAAAAGTCGTCAATACGATCATGGAAAGCCCGGACTGGAACAGCACCGCCATATTTCTCGCCTGGGATGATTGGGGGGGCTTTTACGACCACGTCGCGCCGCCGGTCGTCGACGCCAACGGCTACGGCTTGCGGGTTCCCGCGCTTGTCATCAGTCCATACGCCAAGCGAGGATTCATCGACCATCAGACGCTTTCGTTCGATGCGTATGTGAAGTTCATCGAAGACGACTTCCTCGGCGGCGAGCGCATCGATCCACTGACCGACGGCAGGCCCGATCCGCGCCCCGACGTTCGCGAAACGCAGAGCATTCTCGGCGACCTTCGCGCCGACTTCGATTTCTCGCAGGTCCCGCGAGCGCCGGTCATCATCCACTGA
- a CDS encoding carbonic anhydrase — translation MNRTISPADALQRLVDGNRRYAADEAPEAMLAHAVNRRHSIAEQRPFAIVLGCSDSRVPIEIVFNQSLGDLFVIRVAGNILSDHVIGSAEYAIETFGSPLVMVLGHSNCGAVTAAVDAVLNQREAHSRIATIVNAIRPCVQLVRDQSDVLEAAIAQNIRHVTSTLQETEPVICTARAQKRLAIVGAEYHLSTGQVSMLCGDLVG, via the coding sequence TTGAATCGTACGATTTCACCCGCAGACGCGCTACAGCGATTGGTCGACGGCAACCGGAGATATGCGGCGGACGAAGCGCCCGAAGCGATGCTTGCGCACGCGGTCAACCGCCGCCACTCGATCGCCGAACAGCGTCCGTTTGCCATCGTGCTTGGGTGTTCGGATTCGCGCGTGCCGATCGAGATCGTGTTCAACCAGAGCTTGGGCGACCTGTTCGTGATCCGCGTGGCCGGCAATATCCTCAGCGATCACGTCATCGGGTCAGCCGAATACGCGATCGAGACATTCGGCTCTCCACTCGTGATGGTGCTGGGTCACTCGAATTGCGGCGCCGTGACCGCTGCGGTCGACGCGGTGCTGAATCAGCGCGAAGCGCATTCGCGCATCGCGACGATCGTAAACGCGATAAGACCTTGCGTTCAGCTCGTGCGCGACCAAAGCGATGTGCTTGAGGCCGCGATCGCACAGAACATCCGCCACGTCACCTCGACTCTTCAAGAGACGGAGCCGGTAATCTGCACCGCTCGCGCACAAAAGCGGCTCGCGATCGTGGGAGCCGAGTACCATCTTTCCACCGGGCAGGTTTCGATGTTGTGCGGGGACTTGGTCGGATGA